A region from the Acidobacteriota bacterium genome encodes:
- a CDS encoding TolC family protein — protein sequence MKATRLCRPLSRASGTPHRTRRGGSPTIRGPKPSRRRCSCGTPLCCSDRPSPSRPPSFRPSAPVRRTSACRRDRVPAHRNGRGDHARRTTDAASNTRKTGDDHMHASLPRRRTARLAAALIAASLLSALAAAQPAAPEDTLDFYAVAPDLRHYVAGAVERNPTVLEAQARYEAARQQVPQVTALPDPVINFTQALRSVETRVGPQLNSVTLTQAFPWFGTLELRGRVAVLEATALLHHYEAKRRDVVARVKEAYYDLGYVDAALGLAGEEQSLLEHYETLASARYATGQGLQQAVIRLQAEISLVVDRRYALERQRAALTTHLNTLLDRPAEEPVPIVPPPTRPAVEVDREQLYRLGERHRRELRAASARIEGSEQAIELAEMHARPGFTASVGVTNVGRRDDRAGLPLPPDNGRNAVTLSVGASLPLWSARYRAGVEQANDELRAYTRQRAAARNAMEMEVQEAVVRLETLDRQIDLLDTVLIPQTEEALRATETAYETGQLGVLELLDSERTLIDVRTMRARYLSDLLIALTALERAIGTRVPLTGRTP from the coding sequence ATGAAGGCGACGCGGCTCTGCCGCCCGCTCTCGAGGGCGAGCGGCACGCCGCACCGTACACGGCGGGGTGGCTCGCCGACCATCCGCGGCCCCAAGCCGTCTCGCCGCCGCTGTTCCTGCGGCACGCCTCTCTGCTGCTCTGATCGTCCGTCTCCGTCACGCCCGCCGTCTTTCCGCCCGAGCGCGCCGGTTCGGCGCACGTCCGCGTGCCGCCGCGACCGGGTTCCCGCACACCGGAACGGTCGTGGGGACCACGCCCGGCGGACAACCGATGCCGCCTCGAACACGAGGAAAACCGGGGACGATCACATGCACGCATCTCTACCGCGGCGCCGCACCGCCCGACTCGCGGCCGCCCTGATCGCCGCAAGCCTGCTCTCGGCCCTCGCCGCCGCCCAGCCGGCAGCCCCGGAGGACACGCTCGACTTCTACGCCGTCGCGCCGGATCTGCGCCACTACGTGGCCGGGGCGGTGGAGCGCAACCCGACGGTCCTCGAGGCGCAGGCGCGCTACGAGGCCGCCCGGCAGCAAGTGCCGCAGGTTACCGCCCTGCCCGACCCCGTGATCAACTTCACCCAGGCCCTGCGCAGCGTGGAAACCCGCGTCGGCCCGCAGCTCAACAGCGTCACGCTGACCCAGGCCTTTCCGTGGTTCGGCACCCTGGAGCTGCGGGGCCGGGTCGCCGTGCTGGAGGCGACGGCCCTGCTTCACCACTACGAAGCGAAACGCCGGGACGTGGTCGCGCGGGTCAAGGAGGCCTACTACGACCTGGGCTACGTCGACGCCGCGCTCGGTCTCGCCGGCGAGGAGCAGTCGTTGCTCGAGCACTACGAGACGCTGGCCAGCGCCCGCTACGCCACCGGCCAGGGCCTGCAGCAGGCCGTGATCCGGCTGCAGGCGGAGATCAGCCTCGTAGTCGACCGGCGATACGCCCTCGAGCGGCAGCGCGCTGCGCTCACGACGCACCTCAACACGCTGCTCGACCGCCCCGCCGAGGAGCCGGTTCCCATAGTGCCTCCCCCGACCCGACCCGCTGTCGAGGTCGACCGGGAGCAGCTCTACCGCCTGGGGGAGCGGCACCGCCGCGAGCTGCGGGCGGCGAGCGCGCGCATCGAGGGCAGCGAGCAGGCCATCGAGCTGGCGGAGATGCATGCCCGGCCGGGCTTCACCGCCAGCGTGGGCGTGACCAACGTCGGCCGCCGCGACGATCGCGCCGGTCTGCCGCTGCCGCCGGACAACGGCAGGAACGCCGTCACCCTCTCCGTGGGGGCATCGCTGCCGCTCTGGAGCGCCCGCTACCGGGCCGGCGTCGAGCAGGCGAACGACGAGTTGCGGGCGTACACCCGGCAGCGGGCGGCGGCGCGCAACGCCATGGAGATGGAGGTCCAGGAGGCGGTCGTCCGGCTGGAGACCCTGGACCGGCAGATCGACCTGCTCGACACCGTGCTGATCCCGCAGACCGAGGAGGCGCTGCGCGCCACCGAGACCGCGTACGAGACGGGGCAGCTCGGCGTCCTCGAGCTGCTCGACAGCGAGCGCACGCTGATCGACGTGCGCACGATGCGCGCGCGCTACCTGTCGGACCTCCTCATCGCGCTCACCGCCCTCGAACGCGCGATCGGCACGCGGGTGCCGCTCACCGGGAGAACGCCATGA
- a CDS encoding acyl-CoA desaturase, which yields MTRTVGPVAAEAFDPERIQWLRNVPFLAIQLACLLVLWTGVSGTAVAIGLVTLFARMFGLTAGYHRYFCHRAFKTSRAFQFVLAWLGASAAQRGPLWWGGHHRWHHRHSDTAQDVHPPGVKGILWAHAGWIMAAGNDRTRVEWIRDFAKFPELRWLDEHHYVAPVILGVALFGLGHWLGAAYPGLGVSGGQLVVVALFCSTTLLYHVTFAVNSIGHCLGSRRYETNDASRNSFWLALVTAGEGWHNNHHRYPASERQGFYWWEVDFTHYGVVLLSWLGVVWDVRGPSADVIREGAR from the coding sequence GTGACCCGGACTGTCGGACCTGTCGCCGCCGAAGCGTTCGATCCCGAGCGGATCCAGTGGCTCAGGAACGTGCCGTTCCTCGCCATCCAGCTCGCCTGCCTGCTGGTGCTCTGGACCGGCGTCTCCGGCACAGCCGTCGCCATCGGCCTGGTGACGCTGTTCGCAAGGATGTTCGGGCTGACCGCCGGCTACCACCGCTACTTCTGCCACCGGGCGTTCAAGACGAGCCGCGCGTTCCAGTTCGTGCTGGCGTGGCTCGGCGCCTCGGCCGCGCAGCGCGGGCCGCTCTGGTGGGGTGGGCACCACCGCTGGCACCACCGGCACTCGGACACGGCGCAGGACGTCCATCCGCCCGGCGTCAAGGGGATCCTGTGGGCGCATGCCGGCTGGATCATGGCCGCCGGCAACGATCGGACGCGGGTCGAGTGGATCCGCGACTTCGCGAAGTTCCCGGAGCTGCGCTGGCTCGACGAGCACCACTACGTCGCACCGGTGATTCTGGGCGTCGCGCTCTTCGGACTCGGTCACTGGCTCGGCGCCGCCTACCCGGGGCTGGGCGTGAGCGGCGGGCAGCTCGTCGTGGTGGCGCTGTTCTGCAGCACCACGCTGCTCTACCACGTCACCTTCGCCGTCAACTCGATCGGCCATTGCCTCGGCAGCCGCCGCTACGAGACGAACGACGCCAGCCGCAACAGCTTCTGGCTCGCTCTGGTGACGGCCGGCGAGGGCTGGCACAACAACCACCACCGCTACCCGGCCTCCGAGCGCCAGGGGTTCTACTGGTGGGAGGTCGACTTCACCCACTACGGCGTCGTGCTGCTGTCGTGGCTCGGTGTGGTCTGGGACGTGCGGGGGCCGTCGGCGGACGTGATCCGCGAAGGCGCACGCTGA
- a CDS encoding efflux RND transporter periplasmic adaptor subunit, whose product MKNAIAVGVVSFGLGIAATMLATVGPAGRQWSTRVFSSLHEAPAPSRAAPAEAPMEGDEREILYWRAPMDPTFTSDRPGRSPMGMDLVPVYSSDAGSLPPGTVRIDPGFVQSIGVRTEPITRRNVAQTIRTVGTLAHNDRQIAWVNTKYDGWIENVAVNYLGETVEEGQVLFDIYSPQLVTTQMEYLQAVDYAARLETSAYPAIAERARSLVASTRARLNYWDIADAQIATLERERTPRRTLSVLSPVTGVVVEKLDQALDGMHVRAGMNLYKMADLTTIWVDVEVFEHQVEAMRVGQRARVELPYLPGRPYTGFVRYLYPHFDEQTRTMTVSIELENPDLTLRAGMYANVTFDVPVARDALTVPEEAVIRGGTRDLVVLERSPGTFQVVPVTLGRYGAGVWEVLEGVEDGDTIVVSAQFLIDSESNLTAAIRTLDSGMDVPGMPVMPAGGRAASDMPTEHRHGEEHLATPIGEQATPDMPAEHLLGAEQVSSPPSRAGDMPTMPAGHRH is encoded by the coding sequence ATGAAGAACGCAATCGCGGTCGGCGTCGTCAGCTTCGGACTGGGCATCGCGGCCACGATGCTGGCGACGGTCGGCCCCGCTGGCCGGCAATGGTCCACCCGCGTCTTCTCCTCTCTCCATGAAGCTCCGGCGCCCTCACGCGCGGCGCCCGCCGAGGCGCCGATGGAAGGCGACGAACGGGAAATTCTGTACTGGCGCGCGCCGATGGACCCGACCTTCACGTCGGACCGGCCGGGCAGGTCGCCGATGGGCATGGACCTGGTGCCCGTGTATTCGAGCGACGCCGGGAGCCTGCCGCCGGGCACGGTACGGATCGACCCCGGCTTCGTGCAGAGCATAGGCGTCCGCACCGAGCCGATCACCCGGCGCAACGTCGCGCAGACGATCCGCACGGTCGGCACCCTCGCCCACAACGACCGGCAGATCGCCTGGGTCAACACGAAGTACGACGGCTGGATCGAGAACGTGGCGGTGAACTACCTCGGCGAGACGGTCGAGGAGGGACAGGTGCTCTTCGACATCTACAGCCCGCAGCTCGTCACCACCCAGATGGAGTACCTGCAGGCGGTCGACTACGCCGCGCGGCTGGAGACGTCCGCGTACCCCGCGATCGCTGAGCGGGCGCGCTCCCTCGTCGCCTCGACCCGCGCGCGGCTCAACTACTGGGACATCGCCGACGCGCAGATCGCCACGCTGGAGCGCGAGCGGACCCCGCGCCGCACGCTGTCGGTCCTCTCGCCGGTCACCGGCGTCGTCGTCGAGAAGCTGGACCAGGCCCTCGACGGGATGCACGTGCGGGCCGGCATGAACCTCTACAAGATGGCCGACCTGACCACCATCTGGGTCGACGTCGAGGTCTTCGAACACCAGGTCGAGGCGATGCGCGTCGGGCAGCGGGCGCGCGTCGAGCTGCCCTACCTGCCCGGAAGGCCCTACACGGGATTCGTCCGCTACCTGTATCCGCACTTCGATGAACAGACGCGCACGATGACCGTCTCCATCGAGCTGGAGAACCCCGACCTGACGCTGCGCGCCGGCATGTACGCCAACGTGACCTTCGACGTGCCGGTGGCGCGCGACGCCCTGACCGTGCCGGAGGAGGCGGTGATCCGCGGCGGCACCCGCGATCTGGTGGTCCTCGAGCGGTCACCCGGAACGTTCCAGGTCGTCCCCGTCACCCTCGGCCGCTACGGCGCCGGGGTGTGGGAGGTGCTGGAAGGCGTCGAGGACGGGGACACCATCGTCGTGTCGGCGCAGTTCCTCATCGACTCCGAGAGCAACCTGACGGCGGCCATCCGCACCCTCGACTCGGGCATGGATGTGCCGGGCATGCCGGTGATGCCGGCCGGCGGCCGGGCCGCGTCGGACATGCCCACGGAGCACCGGCACGGCGAGGAGCACCTGGCGACGCCCATCGGCGAGCAGGCGACGCCGGACATGCCCGCGGAGCACCTTCTTGGCGCGGAGCAAGTGTCGTCGCCTCCCAGCAGAGCGGGCGACATGCCCACGATGCCGGCCGGCCACCGGCACTGA